TCTCTTAGCACATGATTTCCTGTTGTGCCCAACTCCTTTGCAACTCGTGCATCTGATAACTGTGCCTACCTTGGATATCCTGTAGGGTTTAGGCTTCTCAGTTGACTCCCTTTTCCTCTCTTTCTTGGGCTTTCCTGGAAGTTTAACATATGGTGGAGCTAGAGGCTTTTCCCTTTCTGAGATGGGCCAGTTGTGCATCCCCTCTACTGGCTGTAGGTAGTGACTGTAGGTTTTCCTAAATTCAGAAACTGAAAAGCATGGTGCTATGTAGTCTTCTAAGCAATGTGTGACGAAGTAAATGCAACATATTGCATGTGGACATGGCAAACCAGCCAGCTGCCAGTACCTGCAACTACAGGTTCTTGCAGTGAGATCTACAGTCCACCTATGGTCATAGTGCACTACTTCATACTTGTCATTGCCATTACTAATTGCATGACAGTAACCAGATTGAGTGATGTACACATTGAGCTTCTTAAGGATGTTTGGACAGATCATAGTGGGCCATCTATCAACTTTGGTGCTATTATCTTGGATCCTCACCATTACCTTCCTTCTAATCATTTCAAGCATGGTGATGATAGGGTAGAATCTGGCCTCCACTATCCATTTATTGAATGATTCACAAAGGTTATTGTCTACTGAGTCACAGTAAGTGCCTAACCTAAACCATGCCCTGCTCCAGTGACTTGGATCTGTGTTCATAAGTGCTTGTGCTCCTTCTCTAGTGAACTGTGCCAGTCTAGCCCTTGCCATGTTGAATAAAAGTGGGCATGATGCCTTAGCACATCTCCACCACCTCTTCTGCCATTCCTTCTTCTTGAACTTTTTCCTCCAATTGGCATACAAGTGCCTTGCACAATTCCTATGCTCCGCCAAAGGAGCCCAGTGCTGTATAGCATTAAGTATTCCCTGTGTACAATGAACCATGTGAGATTAACACTACTAATTAGACTCGTAGGGCTGCAAAATAAATAGTTGAGAATATCATACCTTCTGTTGATCAGAGATGAACACCCAGTCTTCCCCAGTACCAACTGATAAATCTCTAAACAATATATCACAGAACCAGTTCCACGTGTCATTGTTCTCTTTTTCGACAACTGCCCATGCAATGGGATACATCTGATTGTTTGCGTCTCTTCCAACAGCACATAGAAGCTCACCATTGGTGGCGCCTTTGAAAAAACACCCATCAAGGCCCACTACTTTCCTGCAGCCTGCAAGGAATCCTTTCCTGCAAGCATCTAAGCAAATATACATCCTCTCAAATATAGGCATCCTTTCTTGTACCTTCACTATCACAGTGCTACCTGGATTGCTTCTCAGCAGTTCTAACTGATAATCCAAAAGCCTCTGGTACTGACCCTTTGTGGCATCAAGCATCTTCTGCAATACAATTTTCTTTGCCCTCTTGAGCGTTGCAATGCTAACATCAGCAAACATCTCCTCTTGGACTGTAACCTTCATAGCTTCAAGACTCCAAGTTGGATTGGCTCTTATCATCTTCTCATATCTCTCTGCTATTCTCCTTCCAGTGACCATTTTGTTATCTCTCCTTGGTGGACAGCTATGTTCACTCTTGTAGCTTGAAATCTGCCAACTAGTTGTAGTGGAATTTATGGACAGCAAACAAACCCAGGGACAAGTTGGCCAGTCACACTTTGCTCTCACTCTATCACCCTCATCTTTGACAAACTTGATCACCTTCCTCTCAGCTAAAGCATACTTAATGATAGCTTTCTTGAACTGTCTTTTACCATTGAACTTCATCCCCAAACTAAACTTGGGTACCAGATCTTTCTTGCTAAACCTTGGATACTTGCTCTCCTTTCTAACAAGTCCATCGGCATCACTTCCCAAGTCCTCAAATGACTCATCTTCATCACTACTCTTGGCATAAGGTGTCATATTGCCTTCATCGTCTATTACAGTGCAATCTCCGGTTTGTGTTGATGTACCCCCAATAAATATGTCATCTAGCTGTGCTGTTTGACCAGAACTCAACTTCTTCTTGAATTCTTTGAACCTCCTAAGTATCTCTTtggcttcttcatcttcttcagagCTGCTATCATCTCCAGCAAGGAACTCACTGTCAGTGCTTGATATCTCATCACCAGGATTGGCAGCAGCACCATGACCAGGACAAGCATTGCCCGCATGACCTATTTTTATTTGTTTGTGTACAATGAGTCCTGACTGAGGACTATATGGCACAATATGTCTTGCTCCAGACCCCAAGTTTGCATCTTGAGGAAgtgcttcttcttcatcttctatgCCTGCTTTGTCTTCAGACTCTACATCCATCTCATCCTCATAATCAATTTCTTCGTCTTCACTGCCAGTGCCAGCTTCATCATCTGATATTTCTTGTGCAATTGGTGCCTCAACATATACTTCTGCAAACAATCCTTCATCGGTGCATCTCAACATATCTAGGCATGCCTTGTCATCAACTAGTGCTCGCAATCCATCGTGTAGTTCCCTCCCTGGAAATAACCAGTGCAACAGGGTGCCATCCAAAACAGTGCAGTGGTCTTTCAGATGCCCAATTAATTCAGGAAGGGAGACTTTGTCATGGTCAATGTAGGACATGGCCACGGTACCACCACAATAGTGCATTTTCTTCCCATCATGAAGGAACTCCCCATTGTAATGGAACCTAACATTCAGCTTCTCCGACCAATCCATGTGTCCTATATAAACAAACAAAAACAAATGTATAAACAATGGATCCAGAGACAAAAAGAGGGATTAAAATAGCTCAAATCCACCAAACTGTGCCGCATTAAGCAACTGTCGATGCATAAACTACTCTACAGACAGTAGTACCAATCCCTAAGATTAAACAACACTACCAAGTCCCTATGCATAAACTATTCTTTGGTACAAGCTCCAGTACTATACAATtgcaatgattgtaattctgtgctTTACTTTCAGTACTTAAAAAACAACGGTTGTTGCTTTTCTATATGTAAAATCTTTGGTACAAGCTCTAGTACTATACAATTGCGGGCTAATGCAAGTACTATTTTTATTTTACTGATAACAAATTAACAGGAAGAACCGATTAAAAGTTGACACTTGTTATTTAGAAAAAAACAAGCCCTGAGCCCCTGACCCACTTACATGTAGGGACTCTAGTCTCAGTTCTCATACCTCTGCAGCTGAGGAGAGGAGAGTACTACTAGTCATCCTTATCCACACGGCACTCATTTACTCCCATCCTCCATTCCTTTCTTCCCCAAACCAACACAAGCTCAcctttctctctctcaaaaaGAAAAAATCAAGGCTCAAGCAGCCATGGATCGATGGGGCACCGTGGGAGCTAGGAGGTCAGCATGGCTGGTACTCGGCCTCTTGGAGGATGCCGGAAGTAGCTCTCCTTCAACCAAAGCTCCCCTCTCAAAGCAAAAGAAATGTCGTTCTTTTCTTTCAaggtgattttttttctttttttctcttgaAAAATTTGGTGGATTTGGAGTTTCAATTCTTAGGAGATTTGTTTTGGCTGGCCCAATTGGAAGCTCGGTTCCATTTTTTGGCCTTTTGTTTTCTTTATTTCCTCTTGCTCATATGAAGATTTCTTCGCAACAGGGCAATAGTTGAGGATGCTGTGCGACAAGAACAAAGAACACAAGATAAGCTTTGACAAACGCGTGAAGGCGTGCGTGAACGCCGAAGGAAAATTTTCCCTGAGCTTTGATCGTATTTTTCCTTTCCTCCAAAAGTACAGTCTGTCTTGCCTTTCCTCTGGAAAGTTTCCCTTTTTCTTTGTTCTAAACGCATCCCTAGCATTCCTTTCCTCTGGAAACAAAACCTCCATTTTTCCTATGTTCCAAACAGGAACTAAAGTGATTCCATCGAAATCCATGTCTACCGACAACTACTACCACCACATTGATGATTCCAGGGAGGAAAGAGACAACCAACTCACCTCTGTGTCTTAACCCTTAGCGCTCGAACTGCATCAACACCACGAGGAAGTCACTGCATGCGAACTCCATGGATTGGACGTCGGCACTGCGGTTGCCAGCAATGAGGAAGGCATTGGGCAGCGTCAGGCGAGGATGGTGGGGTGGCGTCGTGGGGAAGAGAGCGGCGTCGCGCGGAGGACGGCAAGGCGATGTGGCACGGACCACGGTGGGGCGACGTGGCTCGGAGGACAGTGGGGCGGCGTCGGAGGGAAGAGGAGCAAAGGCGCCGTCGCCCGTCGCGCGGAGTGGCGAAGGATCGATCTAGGGTTCGTGGTGGGACTTGCGGCAGGAACGGGAATGCCTAATGGGCCGGCGCACAATACCACGGTGGAACAGGGCAGGGGGGTCATGTGCCCGGTTTTGTAAGTTGGATGGTCTCTTATGCCTGGTTTCATAGTTGGAGGTCCAAATTCATACTCCTTTGTAAGTTTAGGGTTGAAAAATGTACTTTACCCTAATATTAAAGCTACACAAGTTTCTTTGTTTTTCGGCCACATAGCCTTAgccgtattttatttttcttcgtAAGTTGTTTTTCAGTTCTGCTTAGTctagtctttttttttcttaatttatttttgtTCCGTTCGATGTGgtccagtttttttttaaaaaaaaattatctgGCCACTATGTTTTTCGAAAGTTTTTTTTCGTTCGATGtggtccagttttttttttttttaaaaatggtCGGGCCACCATGTTTTTCGAaagtttttttttgcttttctccATTGCGGGTTCTGTCTAGtctatttttttctatattttttttgtcTTGCCATCTCTATTCCCTGAAAGTTTTTTTCAATGTCTCGATTTCTTTAACTTTTTTTCTCGTAAACatcaaaaataaattaaaatacaATATTATTGGTCTTTGAAGTCTTGGCACATCTTATCTAATTGTTACCAAAGATATTCTCACTATCAAGTTGAAGTTGTTGATGTAGTTTTGATTACGAACTTATTATATAATCTAGGCCCACCAATGGCCCAATAAATTAAGCCAGAATTTTAAATCTTGAGTAGTTTGTTATCTAATTCAATCTAAATAAATATTTCTCCAAGCTATACTTATGTACCAGTGCAATCTTCAACAAGGGCTGCTATGTGGATAATGGAGAGAGATCTCGTCATAATCACCAGCGGACAAGCCACTCTTTGACACATTAGCAACTTTCTCATTACTGATTTTAATCAGATATTAAAATTGCATTAATTGGTCCTCGAAGGAAGTTACAAAACTCGATATTTGACTATACCAACATATAGATAATTTGAAAATTataaagttatgatatattttTATGAGTAAATGTTTATGTGCTTTACAATGGAAAAATATCTATCAAGTTTGTATTTTAATTCGTTACAGGCCTAATAAGACAATGTTATATTATTACCAgcattaacttatattatggatgtCATGGTCATCATAAACTAAATTATAACTTTTAAATTTTGTAGAAAGGTAAAGCATAATTAGATATGTACAATTCTTGTCATCATTTCTTATGAACATTTGATGATTTTTTCCATTGCAATATAAGTACATGTTTGCTAGTAAAATAAAAATTAGAAATTGGCTTCCTTTCTGCAATGAATGCGATCAGCAGGGACCGTAAATAGAGAGTGCAATCACTACCACACAAACTACATCCATGGTCGCTTCCAAACTGGCTTTCACTATCGGATTTTGAACGGGTAGTGGGTATTCGACAGCGATAGCCCTACTCGAGTTTTGCTACCGGCTACTCACCTGGTTCCAATgcccatttcataaaagaaaaaaagcAAAAATAAACACGCGCCTCCACTCCTTGGCCGCCACCTATGCCCTTACACCGACCGCCACCCAAGACTAGGCCATTGGCCCATGCTAGGGCCACGCCCATGCTAGAGCTGTGGCCATGATGATGTTATTTACGATAATGAAATATGAGATTTACAGTAATCCTCAGTGATTTATTATTACATTATGATCAAATATATAGTAACATTATTGTAAATATTCGCAATACCATAAATTAGTACTGATGTACAGTATATTCTAAAAGTAACTCGCACCTATCTAGCTCACGTGTTTATatcggctatatatatatatcatcatcATCCGTGCTTGTTTCTTTGAGCTAAAACAGCATGGGAAGTGAGCAGCAGCCGTCGGAGGTctcctctgctgctgctgcttgggcTCGTCGAACAACCAGTTCTCTATTGAGGACAGCTGCTGCTGGGACTCGTGGAAGAAACCGCCGGCGTGTCCCTGTCCCATGAACACCTGCTGCGGCATCGTCGACGTCGTCGTCGGTGGCACGTCGGAGATGGGTGACAGTGCATTGCCGGTGCCGGACATGTGGTCGAATGTCGATAAGAAGCTGTCGACGGCAGCTGAGGGCGGCTTGCTATCGACGGCAGTGGCGGATGCAGGATGGGAACAAAGGAGGCTAAATAATAAAGATTTAGGGCTAGAGCTAAAGATTAATGTGTTAGCACCGTCGGTGCGGAAGCAAGGAATTGATACAGGAAGAACAGAATTACAGAAGTAAGGCTACCCTGAATGATTAAAACTGAATTAGGGTTTTACATATTTCTCTCTCCCCCCTTCTCACATCCCTCTTGCTACTTATACTGTGACTCTAGTTAACCCAAGATGGTCCAACCACCCTCGAACTAGGCTTCATCAATCTCTTGGGCCGAACTGGTGTTGGCCTGGTAAGTATACTGGAAGCAGCAACTGCTCCTTCGGAAGCCACTGGGCCTGCGCTGTTGACAGTCCCTGGGTCTTTAGAGCCGGCATGTCCCCAGACCGGCGCACGTGGAAACTGCTATCGTAGAGTGACAAGCGGCTCCCAGGTAGCCAACTCCGGTGGAGTGTGAGACCACTGTATGAGACCTTGCTCCATGGGATGATCTCCCGAAGACCAGCGACGTTGTAGAACACACAGTGGCACTTGGAAGGTTTGCAAGTCAGAAGGCAAGACAGAAGATACCTGTTGAGCTCCAGGCGACagcttcagctgggacacatgaaaCACCGGGTGTATCGAGGAGGATGGTGGTAACTCCAATTTGTAGGCTACGGATCCAACCTTCTCGAGAATGTTGAAAGGCCCAAAGAAACAAAATGACAGCTTGTGGTTTGCTCGGCGCAACAGGGAAGATTGTACATACGGCTGGAGCTTCAAGAACACTTTGTCACCGACTGAGAACACCCTCTCTGATCGACCCTTGTCAGCTTGACGCTTCATGCATTCCTGAGCACGCAGCAAGTGCTGCTGGATAAGCTCCTGCATATTCCTGCGACCAGCCAGCCAAGATTCCAAATCTAGAATAGGAGCAACCGATTCCACATCCAGACCCATGTGTTGAGGAGGACAGCCATACAGAACCTCGAAGGGGGACTTACCCAATGCGGAATGGAATGATGTATTATACCAATACTCCGCAAGGGACAGCCAACGATGCCACTGGGAAGGGCAGGAATGAGCAAAACAGCAGAGAAAGGTTTCGAGGCATTGATTTACCCGTTCGGTTTGGCCATCCGTCTGTGGGTGGTACAAGGAGCTGAGGCGGAGGGAAGTACCAGCTGCCTTAAATAGAGCCTACCAAAACTGACTGGTAAAAATCTTATCGCGATCAGAGATGATGGAGGTTGGCAGACCATGTAGGCGATAAACATTGTCTAGGAACAGCTGAGCCACGGTCTTGGCCGTGAACGGGTGCTTCAAAGCGATGAAATGAGCAAATTGAGAAAACTTATCGACAATGACTAAGATTGCATTGGCAGCTCCTGATGATGGAAGGCCCTCGACAAAATCCATGGAAATGATCTCCCAGGAGGTTTGAGGAACCGGCAGAGGCTGCAGCAGTCCTGAGTAATGAGCACGGTCAGGTTTAGCCTGCAAGCAAATGGAACAGGATTGCACCATGTGCCAGACATCGGCTTTCATGCCCTTCTAGAAGAAGAGACGCTTCAGCCTGGAGTAGGTAGCTGGTGCACCGGAATGACCCCCCATCGGGCTAGCATGAAAGGCTGTCAAGACTTGCTGTTGGATAGCTTTACTGGATCCTAGCCAAATACGCCCCTTGTAGCGAATCACACCTTGAACCAGAGAGTAGGGAGGAACAGACTCCGGGTTGATAGCCAATTGAGACAACAGCTTGGTAGCCTCCAAATCAGCTTGATAGCTAAGCACCACTGCCTCTAACCACTGATGGGTAATagaagatatagccatgagttgCTTGAGATGGCGACGCCGAGACAAGGCATTCGCAGCTCCATTCTCAGTGCCTTTCTTGTAGAGGATCTTGTACTGGAGACCCATGAGGCAAGCAAACACCTTTTGCTGCCATGCAGTATGAAGGCGTTGGTCATTGAGGTGTGTTAAACTTTGATGATCGGTGTGAATATAAAACTCGGCCTGGAGAAGGTAATGGCGCCAATGATCCACTGCTAACAAGATTGCCAAATATTCCTTCTCGTAGATAGTGAGGCCTTGATTCCTTTTGCTAAGTGGTTTGCTAATAAAGGCAATTGGATGACCGTCCTGCTGTAGCACAGCGCCAATTCCTAAACCCGAAGCATCAGTCTCTATGTGGAAAGGCTTGTTAAAATCTAGAAGAGCTAAGACTGGTGCTGAACATAGAGCAGCTTTGAGCAGTTCAaaggcttcagcatgagcaggaGTCCACACAAAGATTTGAGCCTTCTTGAGCAATTCAGTTAAGGGCTTAGCAAGAATACCAAAATGTTTGATGAATTTGCGATAATAGCCTGCCAGTCCGAGAAACCCACGGAGCTCTCTGATGTTGGATGGTACTGGTCAATCAGCAACAGCCTAGATCTTCGCAAGATCAGTAGACAAGCCAACTGCACTAATCATGTGGCCGAGGTAAGAAATGGACTGCTGAGCAAAACTGCATTTGGATTGTTTGAGCTTCCACTGGTCATGGCGCAGCTAGTCAAAGACTTGTCGTAGATGGAAGATATGAGCCTCAAAGGATGGACTGAACACTAGTATGTCGTCAAAAAAAAACAATGACGAACTTGTGTAGTCCTGGAGCAAGGGTAGCGTTCATCGTGCCCTAGAATGTTTCTGGTGCTCCTGTGAGTCCAAAGGCCATCACTCGGAACTCGTACTAGCCTAGGTGGATTTGGAAGGccgttttaaattcttctccttcacGCAACAGAATCTGATGAAAGCTAGCCCGAAGGTCTAGGGTAGAAAACCAGCGGGCATTTGCAAGCTCATCCATCAGTTGGTCGAAGACCGAGACAGGGAACTTGGACTTCAAAGTCAAAGCATTGAGGTGACAGAAATCCACACAAAATCGATAGCCGCCATTCTTTTTACAAACCAGGAGCACCGGAGAAGAAAAAGAGCTATGGCTATGCCGAATCAACCCTTGTGATAACATTTCTTGCACTTGTTTCTCAATCTCGTccttaagccttggtgggtaCCGATACGGTCTCACCAGTATAGGAGCTGCTCTAGGAATCAGAGGTATCTCATGATCACATGCTCTGGAAGGTGGCAAGGAAGTGGGTGGCTCGAACAAATCAGAGTAAGTATCCAACAACGACTGTATCTCAACTGGCAAAGGCTTCAAATCCTGTTCAGCGCTCTCAACATCATCTAGTGAAGCAATATGAAGCAACAGTTGCTGAGGAAATGAAGTTGGAAGCCCCTACAACACAGTTAACTG
The sequence above is drawn from the Miscanthus floridulus cultivar M001 chromosome 15, ASM1932011v1, whole genome shotgun sequence genome and encodes:
- the LOC136507097 gene encoding uncharacterized protein, producing MDWSEKLNVRFHYNGEFLHDGKKMHYCGGTVAMSYIDHDKVSLPELIGHLKDHCTVLDGTLLHWLFPGRELHDGLRALVDDKACLDMLRCTDEGLFAEVYVEAPIAQEISDDEAGTGSEDEEIDYEDEMDVESEDKAGIEDEEEALPQDISSTDSEFLAGDDSSSEEDEEAKEILRRFKEFKKKLSSGQTAQLDDIFIGGTSTQTGDCTVIDDEGNMTPYAKSSDEDESFEDLGSDADGLVRKESKYPRFSKKDLVPKFSLGMKFNGKRQFKKAIIKYALAERKVIKFVKDEGDRVRAKCDWPTCPWVCLLSINSTTTSWQISSYKSEHSCPPRRDNKMVTGRRIAERYEKMIRANPTWSLEAMKVTVQEEMFADVSIATLKRAKKIVLQKMLDATKGQYQRLLDYQLELLRSNPGSTVIVKVQERMPIFERMYICLDACRKGFLAGCRKVVGLDGCFFKGATNGELLCAVGRDANNQMYPIAWAVVEKENNDTWNWFCDILFRDLSVGTGEDWVFISDQQKGILNAIQHWAPLAEHRNCARHLYANWRKKFKKKEWQKRWWRCAKASCPLLFNMARARLAQFTREGAQALMNTDPSHWSRAWFRLGTYCDSVDNNLCESFNKWIVEARFYPIITMLEMIRRKVMVRIQDNSTKVDRWPTMICPNILKKLNVYITQSGYCHAISNGNDKYEVVHYDHRWTVDLTARTCSCRYWQLAGLPCPHAICCIYFVTHCLEDYIAPCFSVSEFRKTYSHYLQPVEGMHNWPISEREKPLAPPYVKLPGKPKKERKRESTEKPKPYRISKVGTVIRCTSCKGVGHNRKSCAKRNGMSTSAGPSKSAPVRISTPVGPSKSATVKMSSGQQSCSSARVVDNSRKRSLHLSTSTETSQPQKKRKEFIGINQGSVTRTSAVAKVSTDKGGSATLNLKAQLPLSQASSSVTVHISSGSASAKVSAQEPSKRKKKTPAKFQQYLLPPARGASSSGSGKKI